The Impatiens glandulifera chromosome 3, dImpGla2.1, whole genome shotgun sequence genome contains a region encoding:
- the LOC124933067 gene encoding phenylcoumaran benzylic ether reductase Betv6-like gives MAAATGKSKILIIGGTGYIGKFIVKASATAGHPTFALIRETSILSPAKAPIIQAFKSSGVFLVHGDVNDHEGLVKAMKQVDVVISAVGKDLLPEQTKIIAAIKDAGNIKRFFPSEFGNDVDRVHAVDPAKSMFGAKSKIRRTVEAEGIPYTYVCSNFFADRFLKTLGQPGAMAPPRDKVVIFGDGNSKAVFIEETDVGTYTIKGVDDPRTLNKILYIRPTSNMGSLNDIVSLWEKKIGKTLERTYVSEEQLIENIQEAGFPRNVVLSLCHSAFVKGDHTNFEIESSFGVEASELYPDVKNTTVSEYLDQFV, from the exons ATGGCGGCTGCCACCGGAAAGAGTAAGATTCTCATCATTGGCGGAACCGGCTACATCGGAAAATTCATCGTGAAAGCAAGCGCCACGGCTGGTCATCCAACCTTCGCTCTTATTAGAGAGACCTCCATTTTAAGTCCAGCCAAGGCCCCCATCATCCAGGCTTTTAAGAGCTCTGGAGTCTTTCTCGTTCAT GGTGATGTAAATGATCACGAGGGTTTGGTGAAAGCGATGAAACAAGTGGATGTGGTGATCTCTGCCGTTGGTAAAGATCTCTTACCAGAACAGACCAAGATCATCGCCGCCATTAAAGATGCTGGTAACATCAAG AGATTTTTTCCATCAGAATTTGGAAACGATGTAGATCGAGTCCACGCTGTTGATCCAGCAAAATCGATGTTTGGTGCGAAATCTAAGATACGTAGAACCGTTGAAGCAGAAGGAATTCCATACACCTATGTATGTTCCAACTTTTTTGCAGATCGTTTTCTTAAAACTTTGGGACAACCTGGAGCTATGGCTCCTCCAAGAGACAAGGTTGTCATCTTTGGGGATGGAAATTCTAAAG CTGTCTTTATCGAAGAAACAGATGTTGGGACCTATACGATAAAAGGCGTGGATGATCCAAGAACCTTGAACAAAATACTTTACATTAGACCCACAAGCAACATGGGCTCACTCAACGACATTGTATCCTTATGGGAGAAGAAGATAGGCAAGACTCTTGAAAGAACATATGTGTCTGAAGAGCAACTTATTGAGAACATCCAAG AAGCTGGTTTTCCAAGAAACGTGGTGTTATCGCTCTGCCACTCGGCTTTCGTTAAAGGGGATCATACAAACTTCGAGATTGAAAGTTCGTTTGGGGTGGAAGCATCGGAACTCTATCCTGATGTTAAGAACACTACTGTCTCTGAGTATCTTGACCAATTTGTGTGA